In Streptomyces nojiriensis, one genomic interval encodes:
- a CDS encoding DUF2637 domain-containing protein — protein sequence MQLTRTHRILIGVVVAGAVVIAGIGFAGSYSAVRALALQKGFGSFSLVFPIGIDAGICVLLALDLLLTWLRIPFPLLRQTAWLLTAATIAFNGAASWPDPLGVGMHAVIPMLFVVTVEAARHAVGRIADITADRHMEGVRITRWLLSPVPTFKLWRRMKLWELRSYEQAVGMEQDRLIYQARLQARYGRSWRRKAPVEALMPLKLAKIGVPLAETTPEALAATGIEPAVLPPVEQQAQQVQQAQQAPALAAAPELAQQAQQAQQAAQQMQPVQNPAGAPGAAGAAGAAGVPGAVQPAPPPFAVDPTAMPAAHNSAWFAAPLAPQAAYEGGYNPQYVEGLEPTPVLPPMGPDEEQELTVPAPRQEEAPAEGPETPDEAEFAEAAYKVFCALVDEKQDYPSAEALDIHLSDGYGVTHPRSGSLLRRMIPAFKQRYHKDREAEHIA from the coding sequence ATGCAACTGACTCGTACGCACCGGATACTCATAGGCGTGGTGGTCGCGGGAGCCGTGGTCATCGCCGGGATCGGGTTCGCGGGCTCGTATTCCGCGGTGCGTGCGCTCGCCCTGCAGAAGGGGTTCGGCAGCTTCTCGCTGGTGTTCCCGATAGGCATCGACGCGGGCATCTGTGTGCTGCTCGCGCTGGACCTGCTGCTGACGTGGCTCCGGATCCCCTTCCCCCTGCTGCGCCAGACGGCGTGGCTGCTGACGGCCGCGACGATCGCCTTCAACGGTGCGGCCTCGTGGCCGGACCCGCTGGGTGTCGGGATGCACGCCGTGATCCCGATGCTGTTCGTGGTGACGGTGGAGGCCGCCCGGCACGCCGTGGGCCGGATCGCGGACATCACCGCGGACCGGCACATGGAGGGTGTGCGGATCACGCGGTGGCTGCTGTCGCCGGTGCCGACCTTCAAGCTGTGGCGCCGGATGAAGCTGTGGGAGCTGCGCTCCTACGAGCAGGCGGTCGGCATGGAGCAGGACCGGCTGATCTACCAGGCCCGGCTGCAGGCCCGGTACGGGCGTTCGTGGCGGCGGAAGGCTCCGGTGGAGGCGCTGATGCCGCTGAAGCTGGCCAAGATCGGTGTGCCGCTCGCGGAGACGACGCCGGAGGCGCTGGCGGCGACGGGTATCGAGCCGGCGGTGCTGCCCCCCGTCGAGCAGCAGGCGCAGCAGGTCCAGCAGGCGCAGCAGGCTCCGGCGCTGGCGGCCGCACCCGAGCTCGCACAGCAGGCCCAGCAGGCCCAGCAGGCCGCCCAGCAGATGCAGCCGGTGCAGAACCCGGCCGGCGCGCCCGGTGCTGCGGGCGCTGCGGGCGCTGCGGGTGTTCCCGGTGCCGTCCAGCCCGCCCCGCCGCCCTTCGCGGTGGACCCGACGGCCATGCCGGCGGCGCACAACAGCGCGTGGTTCGCCGCGCCGCTGGCGCCGCAGGCGGCGTACGAGGGCGGCTACAACCCCCAGTACGTGGAGGGCCTGGAGCCGACCCCGGTCCTGCCGCCGATGGGCCCGGACGAGGAGCAGGAGCTCACCGTCCCGGCTCCGCGCCAGGAGGAGGCCCCGGCCGAGGGTCCCGAGACCCCTGACGAGGCCGAGTTCGCCGAGGCGGCGTACAAGGTGTTCTGCGCGCTGGTCGACGAGAAGCAGGACTACCCGTCGGCGGAGGCCCTCGACATACACCTGTCGGACGGTTACGGCGTGACCCACCCGCGCAGCGGTTCGCTGCTGCGCCGGATGATCCCGGCGTTCAAGCAGCGCTACCACAAGGACCGTGAGGCCGAGCACATCGCCTGA
- the lysS gene encoding lysine--tRNA ligase, with protein MAQSSTETDWVSRFADEVIAEAERRAPGKPVVVASGLSPSGPIHLGNLREVMTPHLVADEIRRRGIEVRHLISWDDYDRYRKVPAGVPGIDESWAQHIGRPLTSVPAPAGSAYPNWAEHFKAAFVEAMAEMGVEYDPISQTEQYTNGVYREQVLFAMKHRGDIDAVLDQYRTKQKPGGKKPQQKQVDEAELEAAEGSGAAAEDDGSTGEGGYFPYKPYCGQCGKDFTKVTSYDDETTEMTYVCTEDEFTETVKLSEFNRGKLVWKVDWPMRWAYEGVIFEPSGVDHSSPGSSFQVGGQIVHIFGGEQPIGPMYAFVGISGMAKMSSSKGGVPTPADALKIMEPQLLRWLYARRRPNQSFKIAFDQEIQRLYDEWDKLEAKVADGSVLPADAAAHTRAVRTAAAELPRTPRPLPYRTLASVADITAGHDEQTLRILTDLDPTQPLTSLDEVRPRLDRAENWITTQVPADQRTLVREDADTELLSSLDDEGRESLRLLLEGLDSHWSLDGLTTLVYGVPKVMAGLEPDAKPTPELKVAQRTFFALLYRLLVTRETGPRLPTLLLAVGADRVRKLLAV; from the coding sequence GTGGCTCAGAGCAGCACCGAGACCGACTGGGTCTCCCGTTTCGCGGACGAGGTCATCGCCGAGGCGGAGCGCCGAGCACCCGGCAAACCTGTCGTCGTCGCGTCCGGACTCTCCCCCTCCGGCCCCATCCACCTGGGCAACCTCCGCGAGGTCATGACCCCGCACCTGGTCGCGGACGAGATCCGCCGCCGGGGCATCGAGGTCCGCCACCTCATCTCCTGGGACGACTACGACCGGTACCGCAAGGTGCCCGCGGGCGTGCCCGGCATCGACGAGTCGTGGGCCCAGCACATCGGGCGCCCGCTCACCTCCGTGCCCGCCCCGGCCGGGTCCGCGTACCCGAACTGGGCCGAGCACTTCAAGGCCGCCTTCGTCGAGGCCATGGCCGAGATGGGCGTCGAGTACGACCCGATCAGCCAGACCGAGCAGTACACGAACGGCGTCTACCGCGAGCAGGTGCTGTTCGCGATGAAGCACCGCGGCGACATCGACGCGGTCCTCGACCAGTACCGCACCAAGCAGAAGCCGGGCGGCAAGAAGCCCCAGCAGAAGCAGGTCGACGAGGCCGAGCTGGAGGCCGCCGAGGGCTCCGGCGCCGCCGCCGAGGACGACGGCAGCACCGGCGAGGGCGGCTACTTCCCGTACAAGCCGTACTGCGGCCAGTGCGGCAAGGACTTCACCAAGGTCACCTCGTACGACGACGAGACCACCGAGATGACCTACGTCTGCACCGAGGACGAGTTCACCGAGACGGTCAAGCTCAGCGAGTTCAACCGCGGCAAGCTCGTCTGGAAGGTCGACTGGCCGATGCGCTGGGCCTACGAAGGCGTGATCTTCGAGCCCTCCGGCGTCGACCACTCCTCGCCCGGCTCCTCCTTCCAGGTCGGCGGCCAGATCGTGCACATCTTCGGCGGCGAGCAGCCGATCGGACCGATGTACGCGTTCGTCGGCATCAGCGGCATGGCGAAGATGTCCTCCAGCAAGGGCGGGGTCCCGACCCCGGCCGACGCGCTGAAGATCATGGAGCCGCAGCTGCTGCGCTGGCTCTACGCCCGCCGGCGCCCCAACCAGTCCTTCAAGATCGCCTTCGACCAGGAGATCCAGCGGCTCTACGACGAGTGGGACAAGCTGGAGGCCAAGGTCGCCGACGGCTCCGTGCTGCCCGCCGACGCCGCCGCGCACACCCGCGCCGTGCGCACCGCCGCCGCCGAGCTGCCGCGCACCCCGCGCCCGCTCCCGTACCGGACGCTCGCCTCCGTCGCCGACATCACCGCCGGCCACGACGAGCAGACCCTGCGCATCCTGACCGACCTCGACCCGACGCAGCCGCTCACCTCTCTCGACGAGGTACGGCCGCGCCTGGACCGCGCCGAGAACTGGATCACCACCCAGGTCCCGGCCGACCAGCGCACCCTCGTGCGCGAGGACGCCGACACCGAGCTGCTGTCGTCCCTGGACGACGAGGGCCGCGAGTCGCTGCGGCTGCTCCTGGAGGGCCTGGACTCGCACTGGTCCCTCGACGGGCTGACCACCCTCGTCTACGGCGTCCCGAAGGTCATGGCCGGCCTCGAACCCGACGCCAAGCCGACGCCGGAACTCAAGGTCGCGCAGCGCACCTTCTTCGCGCTGCTCTACCGGCTCCTCGTGACCCGGGAGACCGGACCGCGACTGCCCACGCTGCTGCTGGCGGTGGGCGCCGACCGCGTGCGCAAGCTGCTCGCCGTCTGA
- a CDS encoding DUF3558 family protein: MHRSASRLTRVLACAAVPVILTVAGCSSDSGKDTSSNGEKKSGSSSSAKPNPKSSKVLEKAAFATLPDPCKALATATIDTLVPEAKDKNGTATKSNDLATRASCSWNGLDEDGLKGSQYRWLSLSFFRYDSHATLGDANKRAEEQYNKEVETAKTEEGAQDPKTEAVAGIGDQASSVIYKVKKDVDSFNTSIVARTQNVVIRIDYNGAAYEGAGAPDHGKLLQDAINAAKETVTSVGAANKAPAEQSQSPQPQ, translated from the coding sequence CCTCACCGTCGCCGGGTGTTCGTCCGACTCGGGCAAGGACACGAGCTCGAACGGCGAGAAGAAGTCCGGTTCGTCCTCGTCGGCCAAGCCCAACCCGAAGTCCTCCAAGGTTCTGGAGAAGGCGGCGTTCGCCACGCTCCCGGACCCCTGCAAGGCGCTGGCGACGGCGACGATAGACACGCTCGTCCCGGAGGCGAAGGACAAGAACGGGACGGCTACCAAGTCGAACGACCTGGCCACCCGTGCCAGCTGCTCCTGGAACGGTCTGGACGAGGACGGCCTGAAGGGCTCGCAGTACCGCTGGCTCTCGCTCTCCTTCTTCCGCTACGACTCCCACGCCACCCTCGGTGACGCCAACAAGCGCGCGGAGGAGCAGTACAACAAGGAGGTCGAGACGGCGAAGACCGAGGAGGGCGCGCAGGACCCGAAGACGGAGGCGGTGGCCGGGATCGGCGACCAGGCGTCGTCGGTGATCTACAAGGTGAAGAAGGACGTCGACTCCTTCAACACCTCGATCGTGGCGCGCACCCAGAACGTGGTCATCCGGATCGACTACAACGGTGCCGCGTACGAGGGGGCCGGCGCGCCGGACCACGGGAAGCTGCTCCAGGACGCGATCAACGCGGCCAAGGAGACGGTGACCTCGGTGGGCGCGGCCAACAAGGCTCCGGCGGAGCAGTCGCAGTCCCCGCAGCCCCAGTAG